A single genomic interval of Streptomyces sp. NBC_00663 harbors:
- a CDS encoding RecB family exonuclease, with amino-acid sequence METSTEGAAEAAGGGVADVAPPVVGEQAATAQDVTVTAEARVAIAPASLSPSRASDFMQCPLLYRFRVIDRLPEKPSEAATRGTLVHAVLERLFDAPAGERTPPRAKSLIPGQWDRLRESRPEVVELFADDPEGERLARWLGEAEQLVERWFSLEDPTRLEPAERELFVEAELDSGLKLRGIIDRVDVAPTGDVRIVDYKTGKAPRPEYAEGALFQMKFYALVVWRLKQVVPRRLQLVYLGSGDVLTYDPVPADLERVERKLLALWEAIRLATETGEWRPRPTKLCGWCDHQAHCPEFGGTPPPYPLPVRAAESGQASQGRMGPG; translated from the coding sequence ATGGAGACGAGCACCGAGGGCGCGGCCGAGGCCGCCGGCGGCGGGGTCGCGGATGTGGCCCCACCGGTCGTGGGCGAGCAGGCGGCGACGGCACAGGACGTGACGGTCACGGCCGAGGCGCGGGTCGCCATAGCGCCCGCGTCGTTGTCGCCGTCGCGTGCGAGCGACTTCATGCAGTGCCCGTTGCTGTACCGGTTCCGGGTGATCGACCGGCTGCCGGAGAAGCCCAGTGAGGCGGCGACGCGGGGCACCTTGGTGCATGCGGTGCTTGAGCGGCTGTTCGACGCTCCCGCGGGCGAGCGGACGCCGCCGCGGGCGAAGTCGCTCATCCCCGGTCAGTGGGACCGGTTGCGGGAGTCGAGGCCCGAGGTCGTGGAGCTGTTCGCCGACGATCCGGAGGGCGAGCGGCTGGCGCGCTGGCTCGGGGAGGCCGAGCAGCTCGTGGAGCGGTGGTTCAGTCTCGAGGATCCGACGCGGCTGGAGCCGGCCGAGCGGGAGTTGTTCGTCGAGGCCGAGCTGGACTCCGGGCTGAAGCTGCGCGGGATCATCGACCGGGTGGATGTGGCGCCCACGGGGGATGTGCGCATCGTCGACTACAAGACGGGCAAGGCGCCGCGGCCGGAGTACGCCGAGGGTGCCCTGTTCCAGATGAAGTTCTACGCGCTGGTGGTGTGGCGACTGAAGCAGGTCGTGCCGCGGCGGTTGCAGCTGGTGTATCTCGGCAGCGGTGACGTTCTGACGTACGACCCCGTGCCGGCCGATCTGGAGCGGGTAGAGCGCAAGCTGCTGGCGCTGTGGGAGGCGATCCGGCTGGCGACGGAGACGGGCGAGTGGCGGCCGAGGCCGACGAAGCTGTGCGGCTGGTGCGACCACCAGGCTCACTGCCCGGAGTTCGGCGGTACTCCCCCGCCGTATCCGCTGCCGGTGAGGGCGGCCGAGTCGGGCCAGGCATCGCAGGGCAGAATGGGGCCGGGCTAG
- a CDS encoding HAD family hydrolase: protein MTSTVPALGTRTAEGSALQAVLLDMDGTLVDTEGFWWDVEVEVFAGLGHTLDDSWRHVVVGGPMTRSAGFLIEATGADITLPELTVLLNDGFEHRIGRTLPLMPGALRLLAELAQYEIPTALVSASHRRIIDRVLTYLGPQHFSLTVAGDEVARTKPHPDPYLFAAARLGVDPARCAVVEDTATGVAAAEAAGCQVVVVPSVAPIAPAARRTVVSSLEEVDLTFLRGLMTEMR, encoded by the coding sequence ATGACCAGTACGGTCCCCGCGCTCGGTACCCGTACGGCCGAAGGGTCGGCCCTACAGGCCGTGCTCCTCGACATGGACGGCACTCTGGTGGACACCGAGGGCTTCTGGTGGGACGTCGAGGTCGAGGTCTTCGCCGGACTCGGCCACACCCTCGACGACTCCTGGCGCCATGTCGTGGTCGGCGGGCCCATGACCCGCAGCGCGGGGTTCCTGATCGAGGCCACCGGCGCCGACATCACCCTCCCCGAACTCACGGTGCTGCTCAACGACGGCTTCGAGCACCGCATCGGCCGCACCCTGCCGCTGATGCCGGGCGCCCTGCGGCTGCTGGCCGAACTCGCCCAGTACGAGATCCCCACCGCCCTGGTCTCCGCCTCGCACCGGCGCATCATCGACCGGGTCCTGACCTATCTGGGCCCCCAGCACTTCAGCCTCACCGTCGCCGGCGACGAGGTGGCCCGCACCAAGCCGCACCCCGACCCCTATCTCTTCGCCGCCGCCCGGCTCGGCGTGGATCCGGCCAGATGCGCCGTCGTGGAGGACACCGCCACCGGCGTGGCCGCCGCCGAGGCCGCGGGCTGCCAGGTCGTGGTGGTGCCGTCCGTCGCCCCCATCGCCCCCGCCGCCCGCCGCACCGTCGTCAGCTCGCTCGAAGAGGTCGACCTGACATTTCTGCGCGGTCTGATGACGGAAATGCGCTGA
- a CDS encoding ABC transporter substrate-binding protein, whose amino-acid sequence MNRKTLVLPAVIGLLAPVLAACGGSDGGSGGGDAIVVGTTDAVTASKDAPAPLDPAYAYDAGIWNILRQTVQTLMIQPRGEGEPVPEAAESCGFTDTGNERYACKLREGLAFANGDAVTAEDVKYSIDRARDINAEGGPVGLLSTIDTVETKGDREVIFHLKTADATFPYKLSTPVAGIVNPDDYQPKSLRDGFDVDGSGPYTMSAEVKNDELVSAVFTKNPNYKGTLKVNNDKVELRSFADADAMGTALDDGDIDVMTRTMSPEQIEKLSASSDDDVDLVEMPGLEIRYLAFNTDAATVKTRAVRQAMAQIINRSELVAKVYGSEAEPLFSLVPASIVGHSNSFFNKYGDPSKAKAAALLNKANITTPVKLTLHYTTDHYGSATKLEFQQLQKQLNATGLFDVSIKGELWKTFRPAEQKGAYDVYGMGWFPDFPDADNYLAPFLDKGNFLGSPYANSEIRNTLIPESRRQADRLSASTSLTDIQDIVAADVPVLPLWQGKQYVAARDDITGTAYALNSSSTLQLWELGRGVSG is encoded by the coding sequence ATGAACCGCAAGACTTTGGTGCTGCCGGCCGTGATCGGTCTGCTCGCCCCGGTTCTCGCCGCCTGCGGCGGGTCTGACGGCGGCAGTGGCGGCGGAGACGCGATAGTCGTCGGCACCACGGACGCGGTCACTGCCTCGAAGGACGCCCCCGCCCCGCTCGACCCCGCCTACGCCTACGACGCCGGCATCTGGAACATCCTGCGCCAGACCGTGCAGACCCTGATGATCCAGCCGCGCGGCGAGGGCGAGCCCGTGCCCGAGGCCGCCGAGAGCTGCGGCTTCACCGACACCGGCAACGAGCGCTACGCCTGCAAGCTGCGCGAGGGCCTCGCGTTCGCGAACGGCGACGCCGTCACCGCCGAGGACGTCAAGTACTCCATCGACCGCGCGCGGGACATCAACGCCGAGGGCGGCCCGGTCGGACTGCTGTCCACCATCGACACCGTCGAGACCAAGGGCGACCGCGAGGTGATCTTCCACCTCAAGACGGCCGACGCCACCTTCCCGTACAAGCTGTCGACCCCCGTCGCCGGCATCGTCAACCCCGACGACTACCAGCCCAAGAGCCTGCGCGACGGCTTCGACGTCGACGGCTCCGGCCCGTACACCATGTCGGCCGAGGTCAAGAACGACGAGCTGGTCAGCGCCGTGTTCACCAAGAACCCCAACTACAAGGGGACGCTGAAGGTGAACAACGACAAGGTCGAGCTGCGCTCCTTCGCGGACGCCGACGCCATGGGCACCGCCCTCGACGACGGTGACATCGACGTCATGACCCGCACCATGTCGCCGGAGCAGATCGAGAAGCTCTCCGCGTCCTCCGACGACGATGTCGACCTCGTCGAGATGCCCGGCCTGGAGATCCGCTACCTCGCCTTCAACACCGACGCCGCCACGGTGAAGACCAGGGCCGTGCGACAGGCGATGGCCCAGATCATCAACCGCAGCGAACTCGTCGCCAAGGTCTACGGCTCCGAGGCCGAACCGCTGTTCTCGCTGGTCCCGGCGAGCATCGTCGGCCACTCCAACTCGTTCTTCAACAAGTACGGCGACCCCAGCAAGGCCAAGGCCGCCGCCCTGCTGAACAAGGCGAACATCACCACCCCGGTCAAGCTGACCCTGCACTACACGACCGACCACTACGGCTCGGCCACCAAGCTGGAGTTCCAGCAGCTCCAGAAGCAGCTCAACGCCACCGGCCTGTTCGATGTCAGCATCAAGGGCGAACTCTGGAAGACCTTCCGCCCCGCCGAGCAGAAGGGCGCGTACGACGTCTACGGCATGGGCTGGTTCCCGGACTTCCCCGACGCCGACAACTACCTCGCGCCGTTCCTCGACAAGGGCAACTTCCTCGGCTCGCCCTACGCCAACAGCGAGATCCGCAACACCCTGATTCCGGAGTCCCGCCGCCAGGCCGACCGGCTGTCCGCCTCCACCAGCCTCACCGACATCCAGGACATCGTCGCCGCCGACGTCCCGGTGCTCCCGCTGTGGCAGGGCAAGCAGTACGTCGCCGCCCGCGACGACATCACCGGCACCGCCTACGCCCTCAACTCCTCCTCCACCCTCCAGCTGTGGGAGCTCGGCCGTGGCGTGAGCGGCTGA
- the metH gene encoding methionine synthase, translating to MASLPPSPSADSRARVSALREALATRVVVADGAMGTMLQAQDPTLEDFENLEGCNEILNVTRPDIVRSVHDAYFAVGVDCVETNTFGSNHTAASEYDIGDRVHELSEAGARIAREAADEYTARDGRQRWVLGSVGPGTKLPTLGHIDYATIRDGYQANVEGLLAGGADALIVETTQDLLQTKASVLGARRAMEATGADVPLVVSMAFETTGTMLLGSEIGAALTALEPLGIDMIGLNCSTGPAEMSEHLRYLTRHSRIPLLCMPNAGLPILTKDGAHFPLGPEGLADAQENFVRDYGLSLIGGCCGTTPEHLRQVVERVRDLTPAERHPRPEPGAASLYQTVAFRQDTSYLAIGERTNANGSKKFREAMLEGRWDDCVEMARDQIREGAHMLDLCVDYVGRDGVADMEELAGRFATASTLPIVLDSTEVDVLQAGLEKLGGRAVINSVNYEDGDGPQSRFAKVTKLAQEHGAALIALTIDEEGQARTPETKVAIAERLIDDLTGNWGIHESDILIDTLTFTICTGQEESRKDGIATIEAIRDLKRRHPDVQTTLGLSNISFGLNPAARILLNSVFLDECVKAGLDSAIVHASKILPIARFSEEEVQTALDLIYDRRAEGYDPLQKLMALFEGATAKSLKAGKAEELAALPLEERLKRRIIDGEKNGLEQDLADALQTRPALDIVNETLLDGMKVVGELFGSGQMQLPFVLQSAEVMKSAVAYLEPHMEKSDAEGKGTIVLATVRGDVHDIGKNLVDIILSNNGYNVVNLGIKQPVSAILEAAEEHRADVIGMSGLLVKSTVIMKENLEELNSRGMAADYPVILGGAALTRAYVEQDLHEIYEGEVRYARDAFEGLRLMDALIGVKRGVPGAVLPELKQRRVRASSVQVEEERPEEGHVRSDVSVDNPIPEPPFWDTRVIKGIQLKEYASWLDEGALFKGQWGLKQARTGDGPTYEELVETEGRPRLRGLLDQLQTENLLEAAVVYGYFPCVSKDDDLIILDDQGNERTRFTFPRQRRGRRLCLADFFRPEESGETDVVGLQVVTVGSRIGEQTAKLFEANAYRDYLELHGLSVQLAEALAEYWHARVRSELGFAGEDPSDIEDMFALKYRGARFSLGYGACPNLEDRAKIADLLQPERIGVHLSEEFQLHPEQSTDAIVIHHPEAKYFNAR from the coding sequence ATGGCCTCGTTGCCACCGTCCCCTTCCGCCGACAGCCGGGCCCGTGTGTCCGCGCTCCGCGAGGCGCTCGCCACCCGTGTGGTGGTCGCCGACGGAGCGATGGGCACCATGCTCCAGGCGCAGGACCCGACCCTTGAGGACTTCGAGAACCTCGAAGGCTGTAACGAGATCCTCAACGTCACCCGCCCGGACATCGTCCGCTCCGTCCACGACGCGTACTTCGCGGTGGGCGTCGACTGCGTGGAGACCAACACCTTCGGGTCCAACCACACAGCCGCCTCCGAGTACGACATCGGGGACCGGGTCCACGAGCTGTCCGAGGCGGGCGCCCGCATCGCCCGCGAGGCGGCCGACGAGTACACCGCCCGGGACGGCCGTCAGCGCTGGGTCCTCGGCTCCGTCGGCCCCGGCACCAAGCTGCCCACCCTCGGCCACATCGACTACGCCACCATCCGCGACGGCTACCAGGCCAACGTAGAGGGCCTGCTCGCCGGCGGCGCCGACGCCCTGATCGTCGAGACCACCCAGGACCTCCTCCAGACCAAGGCCTCCGTCCTGGGCGCCCGCCGCGCCATGGAGGCCACCGGCGCCGACGTCCCGCTCGTGGTCTCCATGGCCTTCGAGACGACCGGCACCATGCTCCTCGGCTCCGAGATCGGCGCCGCGCTCACCGCGCTGGAACCGCTCGGCATCGACATGATCGGCCTGAACTGCTCCACCGGCCCCGCCGAGATGAGCGAGCACCTGCGCTACCTCACCCGGCACTCCCGCATCCCGCTGCTGTGCATGCCGAACGCGGGCCTGCCCATCCTCACCAAGGACGGCGCCCACTTCCCCCTCGGCCCCGAGGGCCTGGCGGACGCCCAGGAGAACTTCGTACGCGACTACGGCCTGTCCCTGATCGGCGGCTGCTGCGGCACCACCCCCGAGCACCTGCGCCAGGTCGTCGAACGCGTCCGCGACCTCACCCCCGCCGAACGCCACCCCCGTCCCGAGCCGGGTGCGGCCTCGCTCTATCAGACGGTGGCGTTCCGTCAGGACACGTCGTATCTGGCGATCGGTGAGCGGACGAATGCCAACGGGTCGAAGAAGTTCCGTGAGGCGATGCTGGAGGGCCGCTGGGACGACTGTGTGGAGATGGCCCGGGACCAGATCCGTGAGGGCGCGCACATGCTGGACCTGTGCGTGGACTACGTGGGCCGTGACGGTGTGGCGGACATGGAGGAGCTGGCCGGACGGTTCGCGACCGCGTCGACGCTGCCGATCGTGCTGGACTCGACCGAGGTCGATGTCCTCCAGGCCGGGTTGGAGAAGCTGGGTGGGCGTGCGGTCATCAACTCGGTCAATTACGAGGACGGTGACGGTCCCCAGTCGCGGTTCGCGAAGGTGACGAAGCTGGCGCAGGAGCATGGGGCGGCGCTGATCGCGCTGACCATCGATGAGGAGGGCCAGGCCCGCACCCCCGAGACGAAGGTCGCGATCGCGGAGCGGCTGATCGATGACCTGACCGGGAACTGGGGTATCCACGAGTCGGACATCCTGATCGACACCCTGACCTTCACGATCTGCACGGGTCAGGAGGAGTCCCGCAAGGACGGTATCGCCACGATCGAGGCGATCCGTGACCTCAAGCGGCGCCACCCGGACGTGCAGACGACACTGGGTCTGTCGAACATTTCCTTCGGTCTGAACCCGGCGGCCCGCATCCTGCTGAACTCGGTGTTCCTGGACGAGTGTGTGAAGGCGGGTCTGGACTCGGCGATCGTGCATGCGTCGAAGATCCTGCCGATCGCCCGGTTCAGCGAGGAGGAGGTGCAGACGGCTCTCGATCTGATCTACGACCGTCGTGCCGAGGGTTATGACCCGCTCCAGAAGCTGATGGCCTTGTTCGAGGGCGCGACCGCGAAGTCGTTGAAGGCGGGCAAGGCTGAGGAGCTGGCCGCGCTGCCGCTGGAGGAGCGTCTCAAGCGCCGCATCATCGACGGCGAGAAGAACGGCCTCGAACAGGACCTGGCCGACGCCCTCCAGACCCGCCCGGCCCTGGACATCGTCAACGAGACCCTGCTGGACGGCATGAAGGTCGTCGGCGAGCTGTTCGGCTCGGGTCAGATGCAGCTGCCGTTCGTGTTGCAGTCGGCCGAGGTGATGAAGTCGGCGGTCGCCTATCTCGAACCGCACATGGAGAAGTCGGACGCGGAGGGCAAGGGCACGATCGTGCTGGCCACGGTCCGCGGTGACGTCCACGACATCGGCAAGAACCTCGTCGACATCATCCTGTCCAACAACGGCTACAACGTGGTCAACCTGGGGATCAAGCAGCCGGTCTCGGCGATTCTGGAGGCCGCCGAGGAGCACCGGGCCGACGTGATCGGCATGTCCGGGCTGCTGGTGAAGTCCACGGTGATCATGAAGGAGAACCTGGAGGAGCTCAACTCCCGTGGCATGGCCGCTGATTACCCGGTCATCCTGGGGGGTGCCGCGCTGACGCGGGCGTATGTCGAGCAGGATCTGCACGAGATCTACGAGGGTGAAGTCCGTTACGCCCGCGACGCGTTCGAGGGTCTGCGCCTGATGGACGCGCTGATCGGCGTGAAGCGCGGCGTTCCGGGCGCGGTCCTGCCGGAGCTCAAGCAGCGCCGGGTGCGCGCCAGTTCCGTACAGGTCGAGGAGGAGCGCCCCGAGGAGGGGCACGTCCGCTCCGACGTCTCCGTCGACAACCCGATTCCCGAGCCGCCCTTCTGGGACACCCGTGTCATCAAGGGCATCCAGCTCAAGGAGTACGCCTCCTGGCTGGACGAGGGCGCCCTGTTCAAGGGGCAGTGGGGCCTGAAGCAGGCGCGCACGGGCGACGGGCCGACCTACGAGGAGCTCGTGGAGACCGAGGGCCGGCCGCGACTGCGCGGGCTGCTCGACCAGCTCCAGACGGAGAACCTGCTGGAAGCGGCCGTGGTCTACGGCTACTTCCCGTGCGTCTCCAAGGACGACGACCTGATCATCCTCGACGACCAGGGCAACGAGCGCACCCGCTTCACCTTCCCGCGTCAGCGCCGTGGCCGCCGGCTGTGTCTGGCCGACTTCTTCCGGCCGGAGGAGTCGGGGGAGACGGACGTCGTCGGCCTCCAGGTCGTCACCGTCGGCTCCCGCATCGGTGAGCAGACGGCGAAGCTCTTCGAGGCGAACGCCTACCGCGACTACCTCGAACTGCACGGCCTGTCCGTCCAGTTGGCCGAGGCCCTCGCCGAGTACTGGCACGCACGCGTGCGTTCGGAACTCGGCTTCGCCGGTGAGGACCCCAGCGACATCGAGGACATGTTCGCCCTGAAGTACCGGGGCGCCCGCTTCTCGCTCGGCTACGGCGCCTGCCCCAACCTGGAGGACCGCGCCAAGATCGCCGACCTGCTCCAGCCCGAGCGCATCGGCGTCCATCTGTCCGAGGAGTTCCAGCTGCACCCCGAGCAGTCCACGGACGCGATCGTGATCCACCACCCGGAGGCGAAGTACTTCAACGCCCGCTAG
- a CDS encoding IclR family transcriptional regulator, giving the protein MARNIQSLERAAAMLRLLGGGERRLGLSDIASALGLAKGTAHGILRTLQQEGFVEQDDASGRYQLGAELLRLGTTYLDVHELRARALVWTDDLARSSGESVYLGVLHQQGVLIVHHVFRPDDSRQVLEIGAMQPLHSTALGKVLSAYDPVAHSEAIEADRKPFTDRTVCELEAFENILDISRARGYAADVEETWEGVAGVAAPIHDRRRMPVGAVGITGAVERLCRDGELRPELIAAVRDCARAVSRDLGAGRF; this is encoded by the coding sequence ATGGCACGGAACATCCAGTCGCTCGAACGGGCGGCCGCGATGCTGCGGCTGCTCGGGGGCGGCGAGCGGCGGCTCGGCCTGTCGGACATCGCCTCGGCCCTGGGCCTCGCCAAGGGCACCGCGCACGGGATTCTGCGCACCTTGCAGCAGGAGGGCTTCGTCGAGCAGGACGACGCCTCGGGGCGGTATCAGCTGGGCGCCGAGCTGCTGCGCCTGGGCACGACCTATCTCGATGTGCACGAGCTGCGGGCGCGGGCCCTGGTGTGGACCGACGACCTGGCGCGTTCCAGCGGCGAGAGCGTCTATCTCGGGGTCCTGCACCAGCAGGGCGTGCTGATCGTGCACCACGTCTTCCGGCCGGACGACAGCCGTCAGGTACTGGAGATCGGGGCCATGCAGCCCCTGCACTCCACGGCGCTGGGCAAGGTGCTGTCGGCGTACGACCCGGTGGCGCACAGCGAGGCCATCGAGGCGGACCGCAAGCCGTTCACGGATCGCACGGTGTGCGAGCTGGAGGCGTTCGAGAACATCCTCGACATCTCCCGCGCGCGTGGTTATGCGGCGGACGTGGAGGAGACCTGGGAGGGCGTGGCCGGCGTGGCCGCGCCCATTCATGACCGGCGGCGGATGCCGGTGGGCGCGGTCGGCATCACGGGCGCGGTGGAGCGGCTGTGCCGGGACGGTGAGCTGCGGCCCGAGCTGATCGCGGCGGTACGGGACTGTGCCCGCGCGGTGTCGCGGGATCTGGGTGCCGGGCGCTTCTAG
- a CDS encoding ABC transporter substrate-binding protein, which translates to MNMRNQWPVLPIMAGLASGLLTGCGTENGDSGSGGSSVVMGMSDDVLATDPASGYDPGSWLLFNNVFQSLLSFPNGGTEPVPELAESCAFSDSQTKVYKCKLKDGLKFSNGDSLTSEDVKFSFDRMLKINDDAGPAIMFPMLDKVETPDENTVVFQLNTPDATFPSKIASGAGSIVDHRQYDAGKLREDGEAVGSGPYKLDSFGDSEAVFSVNENYEGNAEVKNSGVTLKFFHGDQDELKQALTDDKIDIAYRGLTASDISDIENAGTDAEVEVVDGTSAEVQHLVFNMDDPVTGKLGVRKAIAYLLDRDALMAQVYQGTATSLYSIIPAGIAGHNTAFFDTYGARPSKAKAAAALNAEGITGKVKLTLWSTPTRYGPSTDQELKAIAEQLNKSGLFDADVESVAYDQYEKDIAKGKYGVYVKGWVPDYPDADNFTAPFFGKGNVLSNNYTNSMITGTLIPRTAAQSDRSATDDDYARLQDTVAAELPVLPLWQAKQYAVVRDNVYGLEYCLDASTVFRFWEISKG; encoded by the coding sequence GTGAACATGCGCAACCAGTGGCCAGTCCTGCCGATCATGGCCGGGCTGGCCTCCGGCCTGTTGACCGGATGCGGCACGGAGAACGGGGACTCCGGAAGCGGCGGCTCCTCCGTGGTCATGGGGATGTCCGACGACGTCCTGGCCACCGACCCGGCGTCCGGCTACGACCCCGGCTCATGGCTGCTGTTCAACAACGTCTTCCAGTCGCTGCTGAGCTTCCCCAACGGCGGCACCGAGCCGGTGCCCGAACTCGCCGAGAGCTGCGCGTTCAGCGACAGTCAGACCAAGGTCTACAAGTGCAAGCTGAAGGACGGCCTGAAGTTCAGCAACGGTGACTCGCTCACCTCGGAGGACGTCAAGTTCTCCTTCGACCGCATGCTGAAGATCAACGACGACGCCGGCCCCGCGATCATGTTCCCCATGCTCGACAAGGTCGAGACGCCGGACGAGAACACGGTCGTCTTCCAGCTGAACACCCCCGACGCCACCTTCCCGAGCAAGATCGCCTCCGGTGCCGGCTCCATCGTCGACCACCGGCAGTACGACGCCGGCAAGCTGCGCGAGGACGGCGAGGCCGTCGGCTCCGGCCCCTACAAGCTGGACTCCTTCGGCGACAGCGAGGCCGTCTTCTCCGTCAACGAGAACTACGAGGGCAACGCCGAGGTCAAGAACTCCGGCGTCACCCTCAAGTTCTTCCACGGCGACCAGGACGAGCTGAAGCAGGCCCTGACCGACGACAAGATCGACATCGCCTACCGAGGCCTCACCGCGAGCGACATCTCCGACATCGAGAACGCCGGAACCGACGCCGAGGTCGAGGTCGTCGACGGCACCAGCGCCGAGGTCCAGCACCTGGTCTTCAACATGGACGACCCGGTCACCGGCAAGCTCGGCGTCCGCAAGGCCATCGCCTACCTGCTCGACCGCGACGCCCTGATGGCGCAGGTCTACCAGGGCACCGCCACCTCGCTGTACTCGATCATCCCGGCCGGTATCGCGGGCCACAACACGGCCTTCTTCGACACATACGGCGCCCGCCCCTCCAAGGCCAAGGCCGCCGCCGCCCTCAACGCCGAAGGCATCACCGGCAAGGTCAAGCTCACCCTCTGGTCCACCCCGACCCGCTACGGCCCCTCCACCGACCAGGAACTCAAGGCGATCGCCGAACAGCTCAACAAGAGCGGCCTGTTCGACGCCGACGTCGAGTCCGTGGCCTACGACCAGTACGAGAAGGACATAGCCAAGGGCAAGTACGGCGTCTACGTGAAGGGCTGGGTCCCCGACTACCCGGACGCCGACAACTTCACCGCGCCCTTCTTCGGCAAGGGCAACGTGCTGAGCAACAACTACACCAACAGCATGATCACCGGCACCCTCATCCCACGCACCGCCGCCCAGAGCGACCGCTCCGCCACCGACGACGACTACGCCCGCCTCCAGGACACCGTCGCCGCCGAACTCCCCGTCCTGCCCCTGTGGCAGGCCAAGCAGTACGCCGTCGTCCGCGACAACGTCTACGGCCTGGAGTACTGCCTCGACGCCTCGACCGTCTTCCGCTTCTGGGAGATCAGCAAGGGCTGA
- a CDS encoding response regulator: MAIRVLLVDDQPLLRTGFRMILEAEQDIAVVGEAGDGLQALDQVRALQPDVVLMDIRMPRMDGVEATRQITGPGRDGPAKVLVLTTFDLDEYVVEALRAGASGFLLKDAPANELVQAIRVVAAGEAMLAPSITRRLLDKYATHLPSGDEPVPDTLHTLTDREVEVLKLVARGLSNAEIAADLFVSETTVKTHVGHVLTKLGLRDRVQAAVYAYESGLVRPGAQ; encoded by the coding sequence GTGGCCATCCGCGTCCTACTGGTCGACGACCAGCCGCTGCTGCGTACCGGCTTCCGGATGATTCTGGAAGCGGAGCAGGACATCGCTGTCGTCGGTGAGGCCGGGGACGGCCTCCAGGCGCTCGACCAGGTGCGGGCGTTGCAGCCCGACGTGGTGCTGATGGACATCCGCATGCCGCGGATGGACGGCGTCGAGGCGACACGGCAGATCACCGGGCCGGGGCGGGACGGCCCGGCGAAGGTACTGGTGCTGACGACGTTCGATCTCGACGAGTATGTGGTGGAGGCGCTGCGGGCGGGGGCCAGCGGCTTCCTGCTCAAGGACGCCCCGGCCAATGAGCTGGTGCAGGCGATCCGGGTGGTGGCCGCGGGTGAGGCGATGCTCGCGCCGAGCATCACGCGCCGGCTGCTCGACAAGTACGCCACGCATCTGCCGTCGGGTGACGAGCCGGTCCCCGACACGCTGCACACGCTCACGGACCGTGAGGTCGAGGTGCTGAAGCTGGTGGCGCGTGGGCTGTCGAACGCGGAGATCGCCGCCGATCTGTTCGTCAGCGAGACCACCGTGAAGACCCATGTGGGCCATGTCCTGACCAAGCTGGGGCTGCGGGACCGGGTGCAGGCGGCGGTGTACGCGTACGAGAGCGGGCTGGTGCGCCCCGGCGCGCAGTAG